GTAATCCAATTCATCAAGGCGATGCGTCACCCAAAGGGCCGTAATCCCCCGGTTTTTGACCAATTTCTGCACTTGAGAGACTAATTCTATTTGGGTATCCCCATCCAAAAGGGCGGTGGGTTCATCAAAGAGCAAAACCTCGCAATGACGAGCTAAGGCCCCCGCAATGGCGATTCTTTGCTTTTGTCCGCCACTGAGAGCATAGATCGGTCGTTTTTCCATTTCTAATAAATTCACCGCCCCTAGGGATTCCCGCACCCGGGCCCGAATTGCCGGCGTGGATAAACCCTCGGATACCAACCCAAAGGCCACATCTGCCCCCACTGTTGGCATAACTAACTGATGGTCGGGATTTTGAAAAACAAAACCGAGGGGGTTAGGTATCTCTATTTCCCCGCGACTGGGTTTTAATAATCCCGCTAAGAGCCGCAGCAGGGTTGATTTACCGCTGCCATTTGTCCCCAACAACATCCAAAATTCTCCTCTGGGAACTTGCAAAGAGCAGCCATTTAATACTGATTTCCCATTCGGCCAGCTAAAGCAGAGGTCTGTTACTTTTATAGTCATGAATTATTAGCCTTTTCAGTTATCAGTTATCAGTTATCAGTTATCAGTTATCAGTTATCAGTTATCAGTTATCAGTGATCAGTTATCAGTGATCAGTTATCAGTTATCAGTTATCAGATTTGAGTTTTGAGTTTTCAGTGGAAAGTGTTATGTAGGCGGTTGCCGTTTTTTTGTCACTGATTACTGATTACTGCTCACTGATAACTGATTAAAGAACTATTCTGTGGCTCAAGCGACAAACCCCGGCGCTTTACCAGTGGAGGCAGCCCCGGATTTTTGTGACACAATCACCGCACTGATCTGATCGCTCAAAACCGCCACCTTTTTATCGGTTTGTTTTTCGCAGGTTAATTCTAATAATTCCGGATTCGGCGATCGCATAGCGTTAATAATTGTTTGATACAAAGCGTCTGCTGCTGCTTCTTCCTTGCGCTGCACGGAAATGGGGATGGGCGAGAGTTTCAGGGTAATATCGATCGAATACATAGTTTAGCGTTCCCTTCCAAAAAACAAGTCAAAAACCATTGTATAGCAGGGGTTGGGAAGTCAGTGATCAGTTATCAGTGATCAGATGTGAGTTTTCAGTTCACTGATTGCTGTTCACTGTGGGGATAACCTTAGCGTCATCAGCGATTAACTCTCGGCAGTCGGTGTGCAGAGGCGTTGTTAGCTGGCAATCACTTGCTTCAATGAATGAGCATGGTGCGTTCCCCAAAAATCTATCGGTGCAGCAGTAGGAGTTGCATCAGGGAACGCACCCTACAAGATCGGTGATCGCACTATGGAGCGCAGCGGAATTGCCGTCCGGTGCAGCGCATTGTTGGGAGTCCATAAGTCTTTTGATCAGAGCATTACTCATGAGAATTGCTTTTTGGTGATCATTTTGTGCAATACTAATTACTTCTTCAGCATCTTCATCACTGATCATTTCAAATTGTTTCTGGCTTGGACATAAGCTATCATTCAAATCCCTTGGTTCAAACTTGTCTAATTCATCACCATAACTTCGTTTATTGATTTTTATTATTTCCTGTCCAATATCACTGAGCAAATACACAAACAATTTATTAATAAATTGTTGTCCTAATTTATTTGGATAAAAGGAATGAAAGCAGGTAAAATTTATTGCTGTTGTGAAATTGCGTATTACTTTTAACCTGCCCCTGCTAAAGACTCCGAATAAAATTGGAGCTGGTTTTCTCTTTTCAATTTTGTACCAGGTGTTCCTTGTTTTTGTAAGATACCTCCCATGGTATCCCAATTTTTCGCCTTCTTTTATGTAATTTCGTATTTCAGAGTTGTCGTGATCTTTTACATCTAAACAATAGACTGGCTTATCCTCATTGTATAGTACATTAAAATCATGCTCAGTAAATACTGCTTTGCGGATTTGAGAGCTTTTTGTAATACACTTACAAATATTGTTATCACTCAACTTCCGTTGCTCAATTTTTGATTTTTTTAACGCAAAAAATTCATTTGCGCCAGTAGCAATACCTCTCGTAAACGTACCGTATATGGACAACTTACAGAAGCCATTTGGAGATACTTGTTCAGTGAACAATGATGAAATAATAGGTGTCCACTTTTTGTTGTATGGTAAATTCGATGGTTCGATTTCCCACTGATAGAATTTACTAATATCAGATATTTTATCTATTTCATCACTTTTTTTAATCTGTAAAATTTTAATGGTTTCTTTTTTTCCGTCATTTTTACAAAGAAGCACACAAACGGTTGTCGTTGCCTCTGGGAAAATTTCTTTTTCATTGGCAAAGATTATTATTTGCTTCAATAAATGATTTTCAAGGAGACTTTTTTTGATTTCTTTTCCGTAGCCAGTATTAAAAAACTCAAAAGGCATAATATACGCCAAGTTACCATTGATTTTAAGTTCTCTTAAAGACTTGACAAGGAATACGGAAGAGATATTAGAGTAACCGATAAGTTTCTTACCTATTTTTTCTTCAATTTTTGGTAATATATCATGACGCTTAAGAAATTTCTGAAATCGCATATATGGTGGATTACAAATGATACCGTCAAAATTTTCAGTTTCAGCTTCGAGGTAATCACTATTGATAACTCTCAAATAAGGACTGTCACCATTACGATTGAGAAACTCAAATATATTTCTATCAATCTCATATCCCATGAAATGTACTTGATTACCTGAAGGTGTTTTTATTGCTTCATCATAAAAAACGCCTAAGCCAAACGCTGGGTCTAATACTGTTTCTGGATTATCTTTTAAAACCCACTGTACCATGAGGCGAGCAACGCACATAGGTGTAAAAAACTGACCGTAATCCTTCCTATGATTAAGTGGAGTTTCAGCTATATATTTTAACTCACGCATTAATAACATCCCTTAGAAATATTTTATTATCAAGGTATCCCTTGCCGCCTGCAAAAGTCACATAAAAAAGCAGACGACCCCTATCTAATTCTTTCAGAGCCGATTTATGTTCAGGCATATCAATTTTTCCAAGGACTTCTTTTCCAATTTGCACATTGATCTTGATCGTAGTTTTGCCTTGATTTTTTACATCTCTTTCTATTGAAAAATTATTTCCATCATTGTTATCGTTTGAAACCAGTGCCAAAATATCTTTAAATGATATTATATATGCCTTGTCAAAAAATACTTGTAGATAAAAATGCTTGACATTATATTTCTGAATCCACCTGTTGACCAAGGCAACATCTTCAATTTTTGGGGTAATGCCCAAATAATCGCGTTTGTGCAGTATTTTTATATTTTCTTTGAGATTCTTCAGTAATTCAGTTAGATTTCTTAACTCTTTTGTTGATGACCATGACGGACAACGAAAGTCTAATTCTCTAAAGGTGTCATCTGTAGCATTTGACATTAGATTGTAAATTGTCTGGTTTTTTCGCCTTAATAGATCACCAAGGGCGGTATTGATTATGTCTTGTCTAATTTCTTCGCATTTTTTAATGGCCCGATCTTGTCTGTCCCGCATGAATGCCGCATATTTGTCTGCTAAAAAAGAACTTGATCTTACTTCAATCGCAGCCACAGCCTGCCTTATGTGCTGATCATTTTTAATGTCAATACTTCCATCTGGAAAGTCTCTGACCTTAAATATCAGGATATCTGGCCTCTTACCTATCGCATTAAGTTCACTCTGATATTCCATATAGAAATCAGCAAATCCATCATCACCTGCGGCTATGGATTCGGAACGCCCATATTTAACAGCAAAATAATCACCAGAATATTCATTGACTGCCTTAAAGACGATTGTTTCAGCCCAATCACCCTGTTCCTTGTTCGTGAGAAATTCGGAGTTAGCCATTGTTGGGGGCTTTCCAGTCATTTGTATTTCAGTATCAATCTCAAGTGGTGATTGCTTGATCAGGTTCAGAATATCATCTTTGTACATGAATTCTCCTTCTTGTTCAGCCCAGCCATCAATTATACCGCTCCCTGCGGTCGAGCAACCCTCTCCATCCTACTATCCCACTTCCATCGGTCTAACACCCCTTAATAGGACTTAATAGCGCACCGTGCGGTTTAATCACCTCAATTTGGGGATAATTACCGCACAGAGGGGTCTAGCATTCCACTCAAGACGTGAAGACGACAATACCAAGCAATTGAGGCGGCATATCTCCCCATCTCCCCAAATCCCCATCTCCTCCCGCAACGGCTCGACTGAGCTTCGCCGAATGTCGCCCAGCAAGTGGTCTCCCCGAAAAATTTTAGATTTTTTTAAGATCGACCTAAAAAATATTGGTCATTTTTTCCAATATAGTGTAAGTTAAGAAAAGTAAAGATTTCTCACAATTCTTCTACACATCTGCTGGCCTGCTCGGATAGATGGAGAAGAGAGCGCGGAATCTTAGCAATAATATACATTTTTCGGAGAAAACCCCCATGACCATTGCTGTCGGACGCGCCCCAGAAAGAGGGCTGTTTGATGCTCTCGATGACTGGCTCAAAAGAGACCGTTTCGTCTTCATCGGTTGGTCTGGTTTACTACTCTTCCCCTGCGCCTTCATGGCCCTAGGTGGATGGTTAACCGGCACCACCTTCGTCACCTCCTGGTACACCCACGGGTTAGCCAGTTCCTACCTGGAAGGCGGCAACTTCCTGACTGTAGCCGTCTCCACCCCCGCCGATGCCTTCGGTCACTCCATCCTCTTTCTCTGGGGACCGGAAGCCCAAGGTAACTTTACCCGTTGGTGTCAAATCGGCGGTTTATGGCCCTTTGTCGCCCTGCACGGTGCTTTCGGCTTGATTGGCTTCATGCTGCGTCAGTTTGAAATCGCCCGTTTAGTCGGCATTCGTCCCTACAACGCCCTCGCCTTCTCCGGTCCGATTGCGGTGTTCGTCAGTGTCTTCCTGATGTACCCCCTCGGTCAGTCTAGCTGGTTCTTTGCCCCTAGCTTCGGCGTGGCTGGTATCTTCCGTTTTATTCTTTTCTTCCAAGGCTTCCACAACTGGACCCTTAACCCCTTCCACATGATGGGTGTAGCCGGTATCCTCGGTGGTGCGCTTCTCTGTGCTATTCACGGAGCGACCGTAGAAAATACCCTGTTTGAAGACGGTGAAGGTTCCAACACTTTCCGAGCTTTTGAACCCACCCAAGCGGAAGAAACCTACTCCATGGTGACTGCGAACCGTTTCTGGTCGCAAATCTTCGGCATCGCTTTCTCCAACAAACGTTGGTTACACTTCTTCATGCTCTTTGTCCCCGTAACTGGTTTATGGATGAGTGCTGTGGGTGTGGTGGGATTAGCCCTTAACCTACGGGCCTATGACTTCGTTTCTCAGGAATTGAGAGCGGCGGAAGACCCGGAATTTGAAACCTTCTACACTAAAAATATTCTGCTTAACGAAGGTCTGAGAGCTTGGATGGCTCCCCAAGACCAACCCCACGAAAACTTTATCTTCCCTGAAGAAGTATTACCTCGCGGTAACGCTCTCTAAGGATGGCAAGAAAATTTACCGAATAGGGGGAAGGGTGAGGTTAAATCACCCTTCTTTTTTGTTGATTAAGGCACTTCAAGCAACTAAGTAGTCGTGCAAAATAAATTTCCTAGTGAAGATAGGCAAAAGGCAGAAGGCAATAGGCAAAAGGGGGAATAAATAATCAGTTTTTAATAACCAGATTTAGTATTACTCATTTTCTGGATACCCCTGTAAGATAAACTAGAGAATTTCTTGGAGATAAAGAGAATGTTTCGCCAAATTTTATTATCTAGTCTCGGTTTGTTGCTAATTTATCCCCTGGGGAGCGAGCCAGCAGCGGCCAGAACCATGAGAATTAATTGTGAAAGTCAAAGCGGTCGCACTACTCGCTGTCCCGTCAACGCTCGATGGGCCCAAGTAAGATTAACCCGCACTCGCTCCGCTGCTCCCTGTGAGGGTAATTGGGATTTCGAAAACGGCAATATTGTGGTGAGAAATGGTTGTCGGGGC
This Microcystis wesenbergii NRERC-220 DNA region includes the following protein-coding sequences:
- a CDS encoding AccI family restriction endonuclease translates to MYKDDILNLIKQSPLEIDTEIQMTGKPPTMANSEFLTNKEQGDWAETIVFKAVNEYSGDYFAVKYGRSESIAAGDDGFADFYMEYQSELNAIGKRPDILIFKVRDFPDGSIDIKNDQHIRQAVAAIEVRSSSFLADKYAAFMRDRQDRAIKKCEEIRQDIINTALGDLLRRKNQTIYNLMSNATDDTFRELDFRCPSWSSTKELRNLTELLKNLKENIKILHKRDYLGITPKIEDVALVNRWIQKYNVKHFYLQVFFDKAYIISFKDILALVSNDNNDGNNFSIERDVKNQGKTTIKINVQIGKEVLGKIDMPEHKSALKELDRGRLLFYVTFAGGKGYLDNKIFLRDVINA
- a CDS encoding HsdM family class I SAM-dependent methyltransferase, whose protein sequence is MRELKYIAETPLNHRKDYGQFFTPMCVARLMVQWVLKDNPETVLDPAFGLGVFYDEAIKTPSGNQVHFMGYEIDRNIFEFLNRNGDSPYLRVINSDYLEAETENFDGIICNPPYMRFQKFLKRHDILPKIEEKIGKKLIGYSNISSVFLVKSLRELKINGNLAYIMPFEFFNTGYGKEIKKSLLENHLLKQIIIFANEKEIFPEATTTVCVLLCKNDGKKETIKILQIKKSDEIDKISDISKFYQWEIEPSNLPYNKKWTPIISSLFTEQVSPNGFCKLSIYGTFTRGIATGANEFFALKKSKIEQRKLSDNNICKCITKSSQIRKAVFTEHDFNVLYNEDKPVYCLDVKDHDNSEIRNYIKEGEKLGYHGRYLTKTRNTWYKIEKRKPAPILFGVFSRGRLKVIRNFTTAINFTCFHSFYPNKLGQQFINKLFVYLLSDIGQEIIKINKRSYGDELDKFEPRDLNDSLCPSQKQFEMISDEDAEEVISIAQNDHQKAILMSNALIKRLMDSQQCAAPDGNSAALHSAITDLVGCVP
- a CDS encoding energy-coupling factor ABC transporter ATP-binding protein, whose product is MTIKVTDLCFSWPNGKSVLNGCSLQVPRGEFWMLLGTNGSGKSTLLRLLAGLLKPSRGEIEIPNPLGFVFQNPDHQLVMPTVGADVAFGLVSEGLSTPAIRARVRESLGAVNLLEMEKRPIYALSGGQKQRIAIAGALARHCEVLLFDEPTALLDGDTQIELVSQVQKLVKNRGITALWVTHRLDELDYSDGAFLLEGGKVTDQGNALELKARLLASAAGES
- the psbD gene encoding photosystem II D2 protein (photosystem q(a) protein), encoding MTIAVGRAPERGLFDALDDWLKRDRFVFIGWSGLLLFPCAFMALGGWLTGTTFVTSWYTHGLASSYLEGGNFLTVAVSTPADAFGHSILFLWGPEAQGNFTRWCQIGGLWPFVALHGAFGLIGFMLRQFEIARLVGIRPYNALAFSGPIAVFVSVFLMYPLGQSSWFFAPSFGVAGIFRFILFFQGFHNWTLNPFHMMGVAGILGGALLCAIHGATVENTLFEDGEGSNTFRAFEPTQAEETYSMVTANRFWSQIFGIAFSNKRWLHFFMLFVPVTGLWMSAVGVVGLALNLRAYDFVSQELRAAEDPEFETFYTKNILLNEGLRAWMAPQDQPHENFIFPEEVLPRGNAL